A genomic window from Gossypium hirsutum isolate 1008001.06 chromosome D12, Gossypium_hirsutum_v2.1, whole genome shotgun sequence includes:
- the LOC107946624 gene encoding uncharacterized protein, producing the protein MALQAPTISIKPSNSPLAPTPNAGLRPPFDRFASKSSFFSPSLHLLLPSPHQRRSTNTASPAPKFSMRVASKQAYICRDCGYIYNERTPFEKVSDSYFCPVCGAPKRRFKPYQPAVTRNANDTDIRKARKEQIKRDEAVGKALPIAIVVGIAVLVGLYFYLNSTISG; encoded by the exons ATGGCCCTCCAAGCGCCCACTATCTCCATAAAACCATCTAATTCTCCACTTGCTCCTACACCCAATGCTGGCCTGCGGCCACCCTTCGATCGTTTTGCTTCGAAATCATCTTTCTTTTCTCCATCGCTCCATCTCTTGCTTCCCTCTCCCCACCAGCGCCGTTCAACTAATACTGCTTCACCTGCACCAAAGTTTTCCATGCGTGTGGCCTCCAAGCAAGCTTATATTTGCCGTGATTGCGG gtatatatataatgagaGGACTCCCTTTGAGAAAGTTTCTGATAGTTACTTTTGTCCCG TTTGTGGTGCTCCAAAGAGGAGATTCAAGCCATATCAGCCAGCTGTGACAAGAAATGCTAATGATACAGATATTAGAAAGGCTcgaaaagaacaaataaaaagaGATGAAGCTGTTGG GAAAGCATTGCCTATTGCAATTGTGGTTGGAATTGCAGTGCTTGTTGGTTTATACTTTTACCTCAACAGTACCATCAGCGGATGA
- the LOC107946623 gene encoding uncharacterized protein At4g14100, producing MASTVKPIFILLVFISFHFSPLASKPNDPTPSTWPLQFHSVLFMNNSGTLQKVDLWYDWPNGRNFNIIQNQLGKLLYDLEWDNGTSFIYTLDSNKECRILHFDVGILRPNWLDGANYLGQQQKDGFLCNVWEKVDFIWYYEDVVTKRPVFWAFYTGYTAHVMTFEVGAVLEDSKWQAPVYCFKEADGKRNQALIESLGSSDHLHGKLMRQISSGASMTI from the exons ATGGCTTCTACAGTTAAACCCATTTTCATCCTCCTTGTATTCATTTCATTCCATTTCTCACCGTTAGCATCGAAACCCAATGACCCAACACCATCAACATGGCCTCTTCAATTCCACTCCGTTCTCTTCATGAACAACAGTGGCACTCTCCAGAAAGTTGATCTCTGGTACGACTGGCCTAATGGCCGCAATTTCAACATTATTCAGAACCAGCTCGGTAAGCTCCTTTACGACCTTGAATGGGACAATGGCACTTCGTTTATCTACACTCTGGATTCCAACAAAGAATGCAGAATCTTGCACTTTGATGTCGGTATTCTCCGTCCTAATTGGCTTGATGGAGCTAATTACTTGGGACAACAACAAAAAGATGGGTTCCTTTGCAATGTTTGGGAGAAAGTCGACTTCATTTGGTACTATGAAGATGTCGTCACTAAGAGACCTGTTTTCTGGGCTTTCTACACTG GGTACACTGCTCATGTAATGACATTTGAAGTGGGAGCTGTTCTTGAGGATTCTAAATGGCAGGCGCCTGTTTATTGTTTCAAGGAAGCTGATGGGAAGAGGAATCAAGCTTTGATTGAATCTTTGGGATCGAGTGATCATCTCCATGGGAAGCTGATGAGACAGATTTCTTCCGGTGCCTCTATGACTATATGA